One genomic segment of Flagellimonas marinaquae includes these proteins:
- a CDS encoding nucleotidyltransferase family protein — translation MSSEENIAVVVLAAGGSTRLGRPKQLVEFKGKTLLEHTLKQVIMLGFEHKILVLGAKHQEIQEQTDTDGFTVVVNPDWEQGMALSIKLGLKTALTVKELDHALFLVSDQPFLEHINLTKLVQAQLTKKPKATYSKYDDSIGVPAIFNKEAFPLLMELEGDEGAKKLIYAKEFDYGTETFNKGGFDVDTEEDVRQLKKMEA, via the coding sequence ATGAGTTCAGAAGAAAACATTGCGGTGGTTGTTTTGGCAGCAGGTGGCTCTACCCGTTTAGGTCGACCAAAGCAGTTGGTTGAATTCAAAGGGAAAACACTTTTGGAGCATACCCTGAAACAAGTGATTATGCTTGGCTTTGAACACAAGATTTTGGTACTGGGCGCAAAACATCAAGAGATACAGGAGCAAACCGATACAGATGGGTTTACAGTGGTGGTTAACCCCGATTGGGAACAAGGAATGGCATTAAGCATAAAGCTGGGCTTAAAAACCGCCTTGACAGTGAAAGAATTGGACCATGCACTCTTTCTGGTATCCGACCAACCCTTTTTGGAACACATCAACTTAACCAAACTGGTGCAAGCTCAACTCACCAAGAAACCAAAAGCGACCTATTCCAAATACGACGATAGTATTGGAGTTCCCGCTATTTTTAACAAGGAGGCATTTCCGTTGTTGATGGAATTGGAAGGAGACGAAGGAGCGAAAAAGTTGATTTACGCAAAAGAATTCGACTATGGTACTGAAACCTTTAACAAAGGCGGGTTTGATGTGGATACGGAAGAGGATGTTCGACAATTAAAGAAAATGGAAGCATGA